A single region of the Ornithorhynchus anatinus isolate Pmale09 chromosome 13, mOrnAna1.pri.v4, whole genome shotgun sequence genome encodes:
- the LOC100078447 gene encoding 3-galactosyl-N-acetylglucosaminide 4-alpha-L-fucosyltransferase FUT3-like → MGQGTKGRKKEGFIMENSHLLKTFCSKQFLIFLLCQSMVSFCLFSFIRGSRGQRMNLQSTLKSPPVSVSTIKVVPDSVEEETYKLVILLWTWPFHRPFPLESCPPLHGNLDCHFTVNRSWLPLADAVIVHHRDVQGNPRQLTQLRRDPSQRWVWFNLESPTNSGNLGAMDNLFNMTMSYRSDSDFFTPYGRLEPLDEPENFTIPPKSKMVAWAVSNWNPSSRRVRYYEELKKHLQVDVFGRQHKPLPDNQLLPTISQYRFYLALENSQHQDYITEKLWHNALASGTVPVVLGPSRKNYERFLPSEAFIHIDDFPSAQALAQHLRRVAGDEARYREYFGWRSRFQVVHKFSWIDHYCKACQGLHVSTAYRTVPRLGQWFQEGYH, encoded by the coding sequence GGTTCATCATGGAGAACTCTCACCTGCTGAAGACTTTCTGTTCCAAGCAGTTCCTCATCTTCTTGCTCTGCCAATCCATGGTTTCGTTTTGCCTATTCTCTTTCATTCGGGGGTCTAGAGGGCAGAGGATGAATCTTCAATCTACCCTGAAGTCGCCCCCAGTATCTGTGAGCACCATCAAGGTGGTTCCGGACTCTGTGGAGGAAGAGACATATAAACTGGTCATCCTGCTGTGGACCTGGCCCTTCCATAGGCCGTTTCCCCTTGAGAGCTGCCCGCCACTCCACGGCAACCTCGACTGCCACTTCACAGTCAACCGCAGCTGGTTGCCATTGGCCGACGCCGTGATCGTCCACCACCGGGACGTGCAGGGCAACCCAAGGCAGCTGACCCAGCTCCGCCGCGACCCCAGCCAGCGCTGGGTCTGGTTCAATCTGGAGTCTCCCACCAACAGCGGCAACCTAGGGGCCATGGACAACCTCTTCAACATGACCATGTCCTATCGGAGCGACTCTGACTTCTTTACCCCCTACGGCAGGCTGGAACCACTGGATGAGCCAGAGAACTTCACCATCCCCCCGAAATCCAAGATGGTGGCTTGGGCGGTGAGTAACTGGAACCCGTCCTCCCGCCGGGTACGGTATTACGAGGAGCTGAAGAAGCACCTCCAGGTGGATGTGTTTGGGCGCCAACACAAACCACTCCCCGACAACCAGCTCCTCCCCACCATATCCCAGTACAGGTTCTACCTGGCCTTAGAGAATTCCCAGCACCAGGACTACATCACCGAGAAGCTGTGGCACAACGCCCTGGCCTCGGGCACCGTGCCCGTGGTCCTGGGCCCATCCCGTAAGAACTATGAGCGCTTTCTTCCCTCAGAGGCCTTCATTCATATAGACGACTTCCCCAGCGCCCAAGCTCTGGCCCAACACCTCCGCAGGGTGGCCGGTGACGAGGCTCGTTACCGGGAATACTTCGGGTGGAGGAGCCGTTTCCAGGTGGTGCACAAGTTCAGCTGGATTGACCATTATTGCAAGGCCTGCCAGGGTCTGCACGTATCCACTGCTTACCGGACAGTGCCTCGCCTGGGACAGTGGTTCCAGGAGGGCTATCACTGA
- the LOC114816181 gene encoding olfactory receptor 6B1, giving the protein MGVKNWTVVTEFILVGFPGSLEVRALVFPLFLATYLLTITENVVIILLVQKDRTLHKPMYLFLAHLSFLEIWYILVTVPKLLLSFWSGSWTLPFVHCMVQLYFFIALMCTECVLLAAMAYDRYVAICRPLRYPAVMSSGLCLRLALGSWAAGFGISLVKIHFISRLSFCGPNVINHFFCDISPVLNLSCTDMSTAELVDFVLALVIFLVPLTVTTLSYGCILVAILRLPSGKRKAFSTCASHLAVVSVFFSATIFMYARPRAIRAVNVNKVISVFYSVVTPALNPFIYCLRNREVKEALKKLLSCT; this is encoded by the coding sequence ATGGGTGTGAAGAACTGGACAGTGGTGACCGAGTTCATCTTGGTGGGGTTCCCGGGGAGCCTAGAGGTACGAGCCCTGGTGTTCCCCTTGTTCTTGGCAACCTACTTACTGACGATCACTGAGAACGTGGTCATTATCCTGCTGGTTCAGAAGGACCGGACCCTCCACAAGCCCATGTACCTCTTCCTGGCCCACCTGTCCTTCCTGGAGATCTGGTACATCTTGGTCACAGTCCCCAAACTGCTGCTCAGCTTCTGGTCCGGCAGCTGGACCCTCCCCTTCGTCCACTGCATGGTGCAGCTGTACTTCTTCATCGCGCTCATGTGCACCGAGTGCGTGCTGCTGGCGGCCATGGCCTACGACCGCTACGTGGCCATCTGCCGGCCCCTCCGCTACCCGGCCGTCATGAGCAGCGGGCTCTGCCTCCGCCTGGCTCTCGGGTCCTGGGCCGCCGGCTTCGGCATCTCCCTGGTCAAGATCCACTTCATCTCCCGCCTCAGTTTCTGTGGCCCCAACGTCATCAACCACTTCTTCTGCGACATCTCGCCCGTGCTCAACCTCTCCTGCACCGATATGTCCACGGCGGAGCTGGTGGACTTCGTCCTGGCCCTGGTCATCTTCCTTGTCCCGCTGACTGTCACCACGCTGTCCTATGGCTGCATCCTGGTTGCCATCCTGAGGCTACCCAGTGGCAAGCGGAAGGCCTTCTCTACCTGCGCCTCGCACCTCGCGGTGGTCTCCGTCTTCTTCTCGGCCACCATCTTCATGTATGCCCGGCCCCGTGCCATTCGGGCCGTCAACGTGAACAAGGTCATCTCCGTCTTCTATTCCGTGGTCACCCCTGCTCTTAACCCCTTCATCTACTGCCTGAGGAACCGGGAAGTCAAGGAGGCTCTGAAGAAGTTGTTGTCCTGTACCTAG
- the LOC100083655 gene encoding olfactory receptor 13-like produces MGTNRTSISEFLLLGFAVHPKMQLFLFGLFSLLYTATLLGNGVILGLVWLDGRLHTPMYFFLCHLAVVDISYACNTVPQMLVNLLRPAEPISLAGCSAQTFLFLTLAHTECFLLVVMSYDRFVAICRPLRYPLVVSRRACRILVGLCWALGSLLALLHLLLLLRLPFCGRREIDHFFCEILALLRAACGDARINEALVLAGAVSVLVGPFFSILTSYLSILWTILRLRSREGRRKAFSTCASHLGIVGLFYGTAIITYVGPGTANPGEGKKYLLLFHSLLNPMLNPMIYSLKNGEVKKALREVMKRVRAP; encoded by the coding sequence ATGGGTACCAATCGGACGTCAATCTCGGAATTCCTCCTCCTGGGGTTTGCCGTCCACCCCAAGATGCAGCTGTTCCTGTTCGGGCTCTTCTCCCTGCTCTACACCGCCACTCTGCTGGGCAACGGGGTGATCCTGGGCCTTGTCTGGCTGGATGGGCggctccacacccccatgtacttcttcctctgcCACCTGGCCGTGGTCGATATCTCCTACGCCTGCAACACGGTCCCCCAGATGCTGGTGAACCTCCTGCGTCCAGCGGAACCCATCTCCTTGGCCGGCTGTTCCGCCCAGACCTTCTTGTTCCTGACCCTGGCCCACACCGAATGCTTCCTGCTGGTGGTGATGTCTTACGACCGCTTTGTGGCCATCTGCCGCCCTCTCCGCTACCCCCTGGTCGTGAGCCGGAGAGCGTGCCGGATCCTGGTGGGGCTGTGCTGGGCTCTGGGCTCCCTCTTGGCTctgctccacctgctcctcctgctccggcTGCCCTTCTGTGGGCGGAGGGAAATCGACCACTTCTTCTGCGAAATCCTGGCCTTGCTGCGGGCGGCCTGTGGCGATGCCCGGATCAACGAGGCCCTGGTCTTGGCGGGGGCCGTCTCGGTGCTGGtgggccccttcttctccatcctgacCTCCTACCTGAGCATCCTCTGGACCATCCTGAGGCTCCGGTCACGGGAGGGGCGGcgcaaagccttctccacctgtgcctcccacCTGGGCATAGTGGGGCTCTTCTACGGCACCGCCATCATCACCTACGTGGGACCTGGAACAGCGAACcccggagaggggaagaaatatcTTTTGCTGTTCCACAGCCTCCTCAACCCCATGCTGAATCCCATGATTTACAGCCTGAAGAATGGGGAGGTGAAGAAGGCCCTGAGGGAGGTGATGAAGAGGGTGAGGGCCCCATGA
- the LOC100090096 gene encoding olfactory receptor 5A2-like, protein MKNRTTATSPGFILLGFSTHPAAQLGLFFLSLLLFLLILLGNLTIVLLAWTDSVLLSAPMYFFLGHFSLLEMGFTSVTVPKLLADSFSSCHFISFAGCATQTFFFIALGSTECALLAVMAYDRYVAVCRPLRYLQEMRPEMCAQLVAGAWLSGFFNSTAHTAAVFQLSFCGSRVVSQFFCDLPPLLRLACGDRMASEAVVLMFGSLYGLTAFLVTLASYARVLFTVLGMGSTPGQYRAFSTCSSHLAVVGLFYGSAFSTYLQPVSARPASQALLLPFFYALVTPTLNPFIYSLRNREVKQALIRALGRKLF, encoded by the coding sequence atgaagAACCGCACCACAGCCACTTCACCCGGCTTCATCCTCTTGGGCTTCTCCACCCACCCCGCAGCCCAACTGGGCCTCTTCTTCCTGTcattactcctcttcctcctgatccTGCTTGGGAACCTGACCATTGTGCTGCTGGCCTGGACGgactctgtcctcctctctgcccccatgtacttcttcctgggTCACTTCTCCTTGCTGGAAATGGGCTTCACCTCTGTCACCGTCCCCAAACTGCTGGCCGACAGCTTCTCCTCCTGCCACTTCATCTCCTTTGCAGGCTGCGCCACTCAGACCTTCTTCTTCATCGCCCTGGGCAGCACGGAGTGTGCCCTGCTGGCCGTCATGGCTTACGATCGCTACGTGGCCGTGTGCCGCCCGCTGAGGTACCTGCAGGAGATGCGCCCGGAAATGTGTGCCCAGCTGGTGGCGGGAGCCTGGCTCAGCGGCTTCTTCAACTCCACTGCCCACACGGCTGCTGTCTTCCAACTGTCCTTCTGTGGCTCGCGTGTGGTCAGCCAGTTCTTCTGTGACCTCCCGCCCCTGCTGCGCCTTGCCTGTGGTGACCGAATGGCCAGCGAGGCCGTGGTGCTCATGTTTGGAAGCCTCTATGGCCTAACCGCCTTCCTGGTCACCCTGGCTTCCTACGCCCGGGTGCTCTTCACGGTGCTGGGCATGGGCTCGACTCCGGGTCAGTATCGGGCTTTCTCCACCTGCAGCTCCCACCTGGCTGTGGTGGGGCTGTTTTATGGCTCTGCCTTCTCCACCTACCTGCAGCCCGTGTCTGCGCGCCCAGCTtcccaggccttgctgctccCTTTCTTTTATGCTCTGGTCACGCCGACCCTGAACCccttcatctacagcctgaggaacagggAGGTGAAACAGGCACTGATCAGGGCCCTGGGCAGAAAGCTATTCTGA